One Tamlana carrageenivorans genomic region harbors:
- a CDS encoding DUF4286 family protein, producing MYIYNETMNVDDAVHDEWLVWIKAHIPKVLSTGKFEKATLTKVMVEEELGGQTYSVQYRSYSREALDAFYRDEAEKFQLEALKKFSDKMLTFKTELQIVDEYTVNFK from the coding sequence ATGTACATATACAACGAAACCATGAATGTTGATGATGCCGTTCATGATGAATGGCTCGTTTGGATAAAAGCACACATCCCAAAGGTTTTATCGACCGGAAAGTTTGAAAAAGCCACTTTAACGAAGGTTATGGTTGAAGAAGAGTTGGGCGGACAAACTTATTCGGTACAATACAGAAGCTATTCCCGTGAAGCTTTAGATGCTTTTTATCGCGATGAAGCCGAAAAATTTCAATTAGAAGCATTAAAAAAATTTTCCGATAAAATGTTAACTTTCAAAACAGAGCTACAAATTGTAGACGAATATACCGTAAACTTTAAATAA
- the rsmA gene encoding 16S rRNA (adenine(1518)-N(6)/adenine(1519)-N(6))-dimethyltransferase RsmA, which yields MAHHQNQNQVKAKKHLGQHFLNDESVAEKIANTLTLEHYKTVLEIGPGMGVLTKYLLKKDLTTYVIEIDTESVAYLQANYLNLAPRIIEKDFLKFDLNDVFKGEPFAIIGNFPYNISTQIVFKTLEMRDQIPEFSGMFQKEVAQRICSKEGSKVYGILSVLTQAFYDAEYLFTVPPNVFNPPPKVDSGVLRLKRKVNFTLPCDEKLFFKTVKTAFQQRRKTLRNSLKTFNISDNLKANPIFGKRPEQLCVEDFIALTQLIENDV from the coding sequence GTGGCACACCATCAAAACCAAAATCAAGTAAAAGCAAAAAAACATTTAGGTCAGCACTTTCTAAATGATGAATCTGTTGCCGAAAAAATTGCCAATACGCTCACCTTAGAGCACTACAAAACGGTTTTAGAAATTGGACCAGGCATGGGCGTGCTTACCAAGTATCTCCTTAAAAAGGATCTTACAACCTATGTTATTGAGATTGATACCGAATCGGTAGCCTATTTACAAGCCAATTACTTAAATCTTGCTCCGCGCATTATTGAAAAGGATTTTTTAAAGTTCGATTTAAACGATGTTTTTAAAGGCGAGCCCTTTGCCATTATTGGAAACTTCCCTTATAATATTTCTACGCAAATAGTATTTAAAACGCTTGAAATGCGCGATCAAATTCCAGAGTTTTCGGGTATGTTTCAAAAAGAAGTCGCACAACGTATTTGCTCTAAAGAAGGCAGTAAGGTGTATGGTATCTTGTCGGTGTTAACACAAGCTTTCTATGATGCTGAATATTTGTTTACCGTACCACCAAACGTTTTTAATCCGCCCCCAAAAGTCGATTCTGGGGTGTTAAGATTAAAAAGAAAAGTAAATTTCACATTACCTTGTGATGAAAAATTGTTTTTTAAAACGGTAAAAACAGCCTTTCAACAGCGACGAAAAACACTTCGTAACAGTTTAAAAACATTCAACATATCCGATAATTTAAAAGCAAACCCTATCTTTGGCAAACGACCAGAACAATTGTGTGTAGAAGACTTTATAGCACTCACCCAATTGATTGAAAACGACGTTTAA